A genomic segment from Gammaproteobacteria bacterium encodes:
- a CDS encoding NrdJb: MNPIKIERKIVEYNVLTEETAAEKAAQAQVLELAAASESTSNVIHMHEKVGRPEELEGSTYKVKTPVSDHAMYVTINDIILNAGTEHEQRRPFEIFINSKNLDHYQWIVALTRIISAVFRKGGDVTFLVDELKAVFDPRGGYWKSGGTYMPSIIAELGHVVETHLRKIGLLAPTELDEHHKKLIAEKRAEFEEANRQTDAFAETVYPAGAQLCARCNTAAVVMLDGCRTCLSCGDSKCG; the protein is encoded by the coding sequence ATGAACCCGATCAAGATTGAACGCAAGATAGTCGAATACAACGTATTGACAGAAGAAACGGCTGCTGAAAAAGCCGCGCAGGCCCAGGTTTTAGAGCTGGCGGCGGCCAGCGAGTCGACCAGCAACGTCATTCACATGCACGAGAAGGTCGGCCGGCCGGAGGAGCTGGAGGGATCGACCTACAAGGTGAAGACGCCGGTGTCGGATCACGCCATGTACGTAACGATCAATGACATCATTCTCAATGCCGGCACCGAACACGAGCAGCGCCGGCCGTTCGAGATTTTCATCAACTCGAAAAACCTCGACCACTACCAGTGGATCGTCGCGCTGACCCGCATTATTTCAGCGGTGTTCCGCAAAGGTGGTGATGTCACCTTCCTGGTCGATGAACTGAAGGCTGTTTTCGATCCGCGCGGCGGCTACTGGAAATCAGGCGGCACCTATATGCCGTCGATCATTGCCGAGCTCGGTCACGTGGTGGAAACGCACCTGCGCAAGATCGGCCTGCTGGCGCCGACAGAGCTCGACGAGCATCACAAGAAGCTGATCGCCGAGAAACGCGCCGAGTTCGAGGAAGCCAACCGCCAGACCGATGCCTTCGCCGAAACGGTCTATCCGGCCGGTGCCCAGCTCTGTGCCCGCTGCAACACTGCCGCCGTGGTCATGCTCGACGGCTGTCGCACCTGCCTTTCGTGCGGCGACAGCAAGTGTGGCTGA
- a CDS encoding cytochrome c3 family protein has protein sequence MSVSVYTALRTFKKHALIALAVIVGFTVGYAVNAAFYSENAPAQPIEFSHRIHAQENEIPCMHCHVHVARSINATVPSVNKCMNCHRAMPTVWESPEIIKLRGYWERQEPIPWVKVHDLPDFAYFPHKRHIQAGVDCSNCHGDVANMDRVAQVEPLKMQWCLDCHNERQVEHGRDCWTCHK, from the coding sequence ATGTCTGTATCGGTTTACACCGCGCTGCGGACCTTTAAGAAGCACGCCTTAATCGCCCTTGCCGTTATTGTCGGTTTCACGGTTGGCTACGCGGTCAACGCGGCCTTCTATAGCGAAAACGCACCGGCCCAGCCCATCGAGTTCAGTCATCGTATTCACGCCCAGGAAAACGAAATCCCCTGCATGCATTGTCATGTGCATGTCGCAAGGTCAATCAACGCTACGGTGCCGAGTGTTAACAAGTGCATGAATTGCCACCGCGCCATGCCGACCGTGTGGGAAAGCCCTGAAATCATCAAGCTGCGCGGTTACTGGGAGCGGCAGGAGCCAATTCCCTGGGTAAAGGTTCACGACTTGCCGGACTTTGCCTACTTTCCTCATAAACGCCACATCCAGGCGGGTGTTGATTGCAGCAACTGCCATGGTGACGTGGCGAATATGGACAGGGTCGCGCAGGTGGAGCCGCTGAAAATGCAGTGGTGCCTCGACTGTCACAACGAGCGCCAGGTTGAACACGGGCGCGACTGCTGGACCTGTCACAAGTAG
- a CDS encoding diguanylate cyclase: MPEVNHSPYLNQLKRWAVILLVVLQAATVISILFFSGLASEAALLRQAKKILNGATLETVGHAEAFLGRAYGQAVITAELLGSGVLEAGDTEQLESYFVSQLDANPSFAGIYLGTESGEFVYLSRAVDEAAGKYRLKHVRRVNGGTETTLWWRNTAAGKLGGISDPQDDFDPRSRPWYRDAKASAAFSWTDPYIFFTAQQLGITAANPVYDTNGSFIGVIGVDVELQALAGFLAELDISDAGSAFIASTDGLLIAAPHLRNQAVRDLEALSLDAMSDPIARNVLDAIRDASLVSSMSHSTSFTAGKIRYIADSMPLTLTDGDRWLIATYAPRADFLGDIRASERRSMYLAIGIMCLAVLIGVLLTSTAWTPLEMLHFQANRDQLTQIHNRHFLMKHGKRLFAEARLQNEPLSAAIIDLDHFKQINDGRGHAAGDAVIKAMAQRLTEVSRAHDLVARYGGEEFVMLLPTADAQTAKGVLERARASLEERPIEHNGQVIPVTFSAGVCQINEHINTMEPVLNAADKALYRAKSNGRDQIIVAPPPAVEQNPNDSGAIAAICP, translated from the coding sequence ATGCCGGAAGTAAACCACAGCCCATACCTCAACCAGCTCAAGCGTTGGGCCGTGATATTGCTGGTGGTGCTACAGGCAGCCACGGTGATCTCGATCCTGTTTTTCTCGGGGCTGGCCAGCGAGGCTGCGCTGTTGCGCCAGGCCAAGAAGATCCTCAACGGCGCCACGCTGGAGACTGTAGGTCACGCAGAAGCATTTTTGGGGCGCGCCTACGGCCAGGCTGTAATCACCGCGGAATTGCTCGGCAGTGGCGTGCTGGAGGCCGGCGACACCGAACAACTGGAAAGCTATTTCGTCAGTCAGCTGGATGCTAACCCGTCTTTCGCGGGCATCTATCTCGGCACCGAATCAGGTGAGTTTGTTTATCTGTCACGTGCAGTAGACGAAGCCGCCGGAAAGTATCGCCTCAAGCATGTCAGGCGAGTGAACGGCGGTACGGAAACCACGCTATGGTGGCGCAACACCGCCGCCGGCAAACTCGGCGGAATCTCTGACCCGCAGGATGACTTCGACCCGCGCAGCCGGCCCTGGTATCGCGATGCAAAGGCCAGCGCCGCGTTTTCCTGGACCGATCCCTACATTTTTTTCACTGCCCAGCAGCTCGGTATTACCGCAGCCAACCCGGTTTACGATACTAACGGCAGCTTTATTGGCGTTATCGGCGTCGATGTCGAGCTGCAGGCGCTGGCGGGCTTTCTTGCCGAACTGGATATCAGCGATGCCGGCTCTGCTTTTATTGCCAGCACCGACGGTCTGCTGATTGCCGCACCGCACCTGCGTAACCAGGCGGTGCGTGACCTGGAGGCTTTGTCACTGGACGCCATGTCCGATCCGATCGCCCGCAACGTGCTCGATGCCATCCGCGATGCCAGCCTGGTATCCAGCATGAGCCACAGCACCAGCTTTACCGCCGGCAAGATCCGCTATATCGCCGACTCCATGCCGCTGACATTGACCGATGGTGACCGGTGGCTGATTGCGACATATGCGCCACGCGCCGATTTTCTTGGCGACATCCGCGCCAGCGAGCGCCGCAGTATGTACCTGGCGATCGGCATCATGTGCCTCGCCGTGCTCATTGGCGTACTGCTTACATCGACGGCATGGACACCGCTGGAGATGCTGCATTTCCAGGCCAATCGCGACCAGCTGACGCAAATTCACAACCGCCACTTCCTGATGAAACACGGCAAGCGTCTGTTCGCCGAAGCGCGGCTGCAGAACGAGCCTCTCTCCGCTGCAATTATTGACCTCGACCACTTCAAACAGATCAACGACGGCCGCGGTCACGCCGCCGGGGACGCCGTTATCAAGGCTATGGCGCAACGCCTGACCGAGGTCTCCCGCGCGCACGATCTGGTTGCCCGTTACGGCGGCGAGGAGTTCGTGATGCTGTTACCGACCGCCGATGCCCAGACCGCCAAAGGGGTGCTGGAACGCGCGCGCGCAAGTCTCGAAGAACGACCGATCGAACACAACGGCCAGGTAATTCCCGTTACCTTCAGCGCCGGGGTGTGCCAGATCAACGAACACATCAACACCATGGAGCCGGTGCTGAACGCGGCAGACAAGGCACTGTACCGCGCCAAGTCCAACGGCCGCGACCAGATCATAGTAGCACCACCGCCCGCCGTCGAGCAGAACCCGAACGACAGCGGCGCCATCGCCGCTATCTGCCCCTAG
- a CDS encoding DUF1211 domain-containing protein, with the protein MNTHAAADKRWTDEELDGLTVERQFRLRGLEVTRLDTFVDAAFAFVLTLLVISFDDIPSDIPEMLAAVKRIPGFAASFAVLMLFWLQHRMWSRRYGLENSSTVLHSLLFIFVMLVYVYPLRMVFEGMFSNLTGGYLATSYQIETYLDLRLIFVFYSAGFLAMSLLVSQLYRLALRSSTSLALNSIEQRKTRVEMHAWALSASFGCLSILLALTLPDAWVVAAGYMYFGLIPAMRLPAFLDRRRAEP; encoded by the coding sequence ATGAATACGCACGCTGCCGCCGACAAGCGGTGGACCGATGAGGAACTGGACGGTCTCACGGTCGAAAGACAATTTCGGCTGAGAGGGCTGGAAGTAACGCGTCTGGACACTTTTGTTGATGCGGCTTTCGCCTTTGTACTTACGCTGCTCGTAATATCGTTCGACGATATTCCGTCAGATATTCCTGAGATGCTGGCAGCCGTAAAACGGATTCCCGGGTTTGCCGCCAGTTTTGCGGTCCTGATGCTGTTCTGGCTTCAACACCGAATGTGGAGTCGTCGCTATGGCCTGGAGAACTCCAGTACGGTTCTGCACAGCCTGTTATTTATATTTGTGATGCTGGTTTATGTGTATCCACTGAGAATGGTGTTCGAGGGAATGTTCTCCAACCTCACTGGCGGTTACCTGGCCACGAGTTATCAGATCGAGACCTACCTGGACCTGCGCCTGATATTCGTATTCTACTCCGCCGGTTTTCTCGCCATGTCACTGCTCGTTAGCCAGTTATATCGTCTGGCCCTGCGCAGCTCCACTTCGCTGGCGCTGAATTCAATTGAACAGCGAAAGACCAGAGTTGAGATGCACGCATGGGCGCTTTCCGCGAGCTTCGGCTGCTTGTCAATTCTTCTGGCCCTTACCCTGCCCGACGCCTGGGTTGTAGCTGCCGGCTACATGTATTTTGGGTTAATCCCTGCAATGCGACTCCCTGCGTTTCTCGACCGGCGTCGAGCAGAACCCTGA
- the pepQ gene encoding Xaa-Pro dipeptidase, which translates to MKDQIGSLYSEHHQALSTRHAEALAATGYDTLVIYAGKSHAQFLDDSECPFRANPHFKTWVPLPQLQGSAIVFRPGHQPTLVYLQPRDYWHTPPADPDGYWTDSFDVQIVRDDIEVAALLTDAVAGKVAVVGDHTKPPAILGLGERNPEKLLARLHFDRAIKTGFEIECMRRANRFAVRGHRAAEAAFRAGASEFEIHMAYCSACGQAPDQLPYDNIIALNGNGAVLHYHNYQQQKQPPQAFLIDAGASYCGYAADITRTYSAADDEFAALVNAVDAAQLSLCELARPGLDYVDLHLEACTRLAQVLVEHGVLRCTAASAVDQGIMSTFFPHGLGHLIGVQVHDIGGHQASPAGDQRPPPSEHPFLRLTRTLEPGLVCTIEPGIYFIDMLLAELRQETAAAEVDWERVEQFLPFGGVRVEDDICITSSGHENLSRDAFAQAPAD; encoded by the coding sequence ATGAAAGACCAGATTGGCAGCCTCTATTCAGAGCATCACCAGGCTCTGTCAACGCGCCACGCCGAGGCACTTGCCGCAACCGGCTACGACACACTGGTCATCTATGCCGGCAAATCGCATGCACAATTCCTCGACGATAGTGAATGCCCGTTTCGCGCCAATCCGCACTTCAAGACCTGGGTGCCGCTGCCGCAGCTTCAGGGCTCCGCAATAGTCTTCAGGCCCGGGCACCAGCCGACACTGGTCTACCTGCAACCGCGCGACTACTGGCACACCCCGCCGGCCGATCCGGACGGCTACTGGACAGACAGCTTTGATGTGCAGATTGTCCGGGATGACATCGAGGTCGCAGCCTTGCTGACAGATGCTGTCGCAGGGAAGGTTGCCGTTGTTGGTGACCACACCAAGCCACCCGCCATACTCGGGCTGGGCGAGCGCAACCCGGAAAAATTGCTGGCCCGCCTGCATTTTGATCGTGCGATCAAGACCGGCTTTGAGATCGAATGCATGCGTCGCGCCAACCGGTTTGCGGTTCGCGGTCATCGCGCGGCAGAAGCAGCTTTTCGCGCAGGTGCTTCCGAGTTTGAAATACACATGGCGTATTGCTCGGCCTGTGGCCAGGCGCCTGATCAACTGCCGTACGACAACATCATCGCCCTGAACGGCAATGGCGCGGTGCTGCACTATCACAATTACCAGCAGCAGAAGCAGCCACCACAGGCATTCCTGATCGATGCCGGTGCATCGTATTGTGGCTACGCCGCTGACATCACCCGCACGTATTCTGCCGCCGATGATGAATTTGCCGCATTGGTTAATGCGGTCGACGCCGCACAGCTCTCGTTGTGCGAGCTGGCCCGGCCAGGACTGGACTATGTCGACCTGCACCTGGAGGCCTGCACCCGCCTGGCGCAGGTGCTGGTCGAGCACGGCGTCCTGCGCTGCACCGCTGCCAGTGCAGTAGACCAGGGCATCATGAGCACGTTTTTCCCGCACGGGCTGGGACACCTGATCGGCGTGCAGGTACATGACATTGGTGGCCACCAGGCCAGCCCGGCCGGCGACCAGCGACCTCCTCCGTCAGAGCATCCGTTCCTGCGTCTGACACGCACGCTGGAGCCAGGGCTGGTCTGCACGATAGAACCGGGCATCTATTTCATCGATATGCTGCTGGCCGAGCTGCGCCAGGAAACTGCCGCCGCCGAAGTTGACTGGGAGCGAGTCGAGCAGTTTCTGCCGTTTGGCGGCGTGCGGGTGGAGGACGATATCTGCATCACCTCATCCGGGCACGAGAACCTCAGCCGCGATGCTTTCGCGCAGGCACCGGCAGATTGA
- a CDS encoding aminotransferase class III-fold pyridoxal phosphate-dependent enzyme, producing the protein MLQNRSAEHPGSHYLAILENLRETAGESRTVGLPDAVVQVFVDSDASLQQAIADAGDAHSALGSEAADLLATAEQDLTARLQDGLVNFYPDDVVNPYVALAACGPWIITTCGAVIHDSGGYGMLGLGHSPQFVLEAMNRRQVMANVMTPSLSQHRFVSALRQELGRTRGSCPYKGFVCLNSGSEAMTVALRLADINAKVHTDPDGRHRGKPIRRVALEQGFHGRTDGPARYSDSTLASYSEHLASFRDGGGPLTVEPNNIAQLEEVFAMADQQGFFIEAVCMEPVMGEGNPGMPVSREFYDAARRLTLEHGSFLVIDSIQAGLRAHGCLSVVDYPGFTDCIPPDLETYSKALNAGQYPLSVLAIGERAKAVFRAGIYGNTMTANPRALDVACAVLDSLTDKLRANIRQRGAEFAQRLQSLADEMGDAITAVQGTGLLISCELNPDRYKCYGAGSIEEYLRLHGIGVVHGGKHSLRFTPPFSISSAEIAMIVNAVRDALTNGPRRAA; encoded by the coding sequence ATGCTGCAGAACAGGTCCGCTGAACACCCCGGGAGCCACTATCTGGCTATCCTCGAAAACCTGCGCGAGACAGCGGGCGAGAGCCGCACCGTCGGACTGCCCGATGCCGTTGTGCAGGTCTTTGTCGACTCTGACGCCAGCCTGCAACAGGCGATCGCTGATGCAGGCGATGCGCATAGCGCACTTGGCAGTGAAGCGGCTGATTTACTGGCCACGGCAGAACAAGACCTTACCGCCCGGCTACAGGATGGCCTGGTGAATTTCTATCCCGACGACGTGGTTAATCCGTATGTGGCGCTGGCCGCCTGCGGGCCCTGGATCATTACCACCTGCGGCGCTGTCATTCATGATTCCGGCGGCTACGGCATGCTCGGGCTCGGTCACAGCCCGCAGTTTGTGCTCGAAGCCATGAACCGTCGCCAGGTGATGGCAAACGTCATGACGCCCAGCCTTTCGCAACATCGCTTTGTCTCCGCGCTGCGGCAGGAACTCGGCCGAACTCGCGGCTCGTGTCCGTATAAGGGCTTCGTCTGCCTCAATAGCGGCTCCGAAGCAATGACTGTCGCGCTGCGGCTGGCAGACATCAACGCCAAAGTGCATACCGATCCTGACGGCCGCCATCGCGGCAAACCCATTCGCCGGGTCGCGCTCGAGCAGGGCTTCCACGGCCGCACAGACGGGCCGGCCCGCTATTCCGACTCCACACTGGCCAGCTATTCCGAACACCTCGCCAGCTTCCGCGACGGCGGCGGGCCGTTGACCGTCGAGCCCAACAACATCGCACAACTCGAAGAGGTTTTCGCGATGGCCGACCAGCAAGGCTTTTTTATCGAAGCGGTTTGCATGGAACCGGTAATGGGAGAAGGCAACCCGGGCATGCCGGTATCGCGCGAGTTCTACGATGCCGCGCGGCGCCTGACGCTGGAACACGGCTCATTCCTGGTAATCGACTCTATCCAGGCCGGGCTGCGGGCTCACGGCTGTCTTTCCGTGGTGGACTATCCGGGGTTCACCGACTGCATACCGCCCGACCTGGAAACCTATTCCAAGGCGCTCAATGCCGGACAGTACCCGCTATCGGTACTGGCTATCGGCGAGCGGGCAAAGGCAGTGTTTCGCGCCGGCATCTACGGCAACACAATGACGGCCAATCCGAGAGCGCTGGACGTCGCATGCGCGGTGCTCGATTCGCTGACCGACAAGCTGCGGGCGAACATTCGCCAGCGCGGCGCCGAATTTGCGCAACGACTGCAGTCCCTGGCCGACGAGATGGGCGACGCCATTACTGCGGTTCAGGGGACCGGCCTGCTGATCAGTTGTGAACTGAATCCGGATCGCTACAAATGCTACGGCGCCGGCAGCATCGAGGAATATTTGCGCCTGCATGGCATCGGCGTAGTACACGGTGGCAAGCACTCGCTGCGCTTCACTCCGCCGTTTTCGATCAGCTCGGCCGAGATTGCCATGATCGTCAATGCGGTGCGTGACGCCCTCACCAATGGCCCGCGCCGCGCAGCCTGA
- a CDS encoding adenosylcobalamin-dependent ribonucleoside-diphosphate reductase, with product MTTALKLAPTATEIPFQPASLDIWEQKYRLSSRGGEPVDQTIEATYERVARALADVETADCRERWYDRFVWALRHGAIPAGRIVSNAGAHAHKPATSTINCTVSGTVRDSMNDILGKVHEAGLTLKAGCGVGYEFSTLRPRGAYVSGAGAHTSGPLSFMDIYDRMCFTVSSAGGRRGAQMATFDVGHPDVVDFIRAKREDGRLRQFNLSLLVTDEFMQAVMDNTDWSLAFPISHEEQDAEQLDLDDADKVIWRHWPNDENYIRNEAGLVACKIYKKMPAQRMWDMIMSSTYDFAEPGFVLIDRVNEMNNNWFAEDIRATNPCGEQPLPPYGSCLLGSVNLTRFVRDPFTDEACFDWQEFNKVVRIFTRMLDNVVEINGLPLSRQRDEITGKRRHGMGFLGLGSTIAMLRMKYGDEKSVEFTERVARELALTGWQTGLELAKEKGPAPIMLEEFTVTEEMLRQRPKMVRDGWRVGAKIPGRVLHARYSRYMERIGEVAPELVDELAEVGARFTHHSSIAPTGTISLSLANNASNGIEPSFAHHYFRNVIRAGRKTKEKVGVYSFELLAYRELVNPQAGPDGEGADALPDYFITTEDITPKAHVDIQAAAQRWVDSSISKTANVPTDYPYEDFKDIYLYAYKKGLKGCTTFRFNPEAFQGVLVKEGDLKNTRYRFTLDDGDVVELRGDEEVEYDGETHTAANLFDALKEGYYGKF from the coding sequence ATGACCACAGCCCTCAAGTTGGCACCGACGGCGACAGAAATACCTTTCCAACCGGCATCACTCGATATCTGGGAACAGAAATACCGTCTGTCCTCACGCGGTGGCGAGCCGGTGGACCAAACGATCGAGGCTACCTACGAACGGGTCGCTCGCGCACTCGCAGACGTCGAGACCGCGGATTGCCGCGAGCGCTGGTACGACCGTTTTGTCTGGGCACTGCGTCATGGCGCAATCCCGGCAGGCCGTATCGTCTCCAATGCGGGCGCGCACGCACACAAGCCCGCCACATCGACTATTAACTGCACCGTGTCAGGCACCGTTCGTGATTCGATGAACGATATTCTCGGCAAGGTGCACGAGGCCGGGCTGACCCTGAAGGCCGGGTGCGGCGTCGGCTACGAGTTCTCCACGCTGCGCCCGCGCGGCGCCTATGTCAGTGGCGCCGGCGCACACACTTCCGGGCCGCTGTCGTTTATGGATATCTACGACCGCATGTGTTTCACGGTGTCGTCGGCCGGCGGTCGCCGCGGCGCACAAATGGCGACTTTCGATGTGGGGCATCCGGACGTCGTGGACTTCATCCGCGCCAAGCGTGAAGACGGTCGTCTGCGCCAGTTCAACCTGTCACTGCTGGTAACCGACGAATTCATGCAGGCGGTCATGGACAATACCGACTGGTCGCTGGCGTTCCCGATTTCGCACGAAGAACAGGACGCCGAACAACTCGACCTGGACGATGCAGACAAAGTCATCTGGCGGCACTGGCCGAATGACGAGAACTACATAAGAAACGAAGCCGGCCTGGTTGCCTGCAAGATATACAAGAAAATGCCGGCACAGCGCATGTGGGACATGATCATGAGTTCCACCTACGATTTCGCCGAACCGGGTTTTGTGCTCATCGACCGTGTCAACGAGATGAACAACAACTGGTTTGCCGAAGATATACGTGCGACAAATCCGTGCGGCGAGCAGCCGCTGCCGCCGTACGGCAGTTGCCTGCTGGGATCGGTCAATCTCACGCGTTTCGTGCGCGACCCGTTCACCGACGAAGCCTGCTTCGACTGGCAGGAGTTCAACAAGGTCGTCCGTATTTTTACCCGCATGCTCGACAACGTTGTCGAAATCAACGGGCTGCCTTTGTCACGGCAGCGCGACGAGATTACCGGCAAGCGGCGCCACGGCATGGGCTTTCTCGGCCTGGGCTCGACGATAGCGATGCTGCGGATGAAATACGGTGACGAGAAGTCCGTCGAATTCACCGAGCGGGTAGCACGCGAGCTGGCCCTGACCGGCTGGCAGACCGGGCTGGAGCTGGCCAAGGAGAAGGGGCCGGCGCCAATCATGCTGGAAGAGTTCACCGTAACCGAAGAAATGCTGCGGCAGCGGCCGAAGATGGTGCGGGACGGCTGGCGGGTCGGTGCGAAAATACCGGGCCGGGTGCTGCACGCGCGCTACAGCCGCTACATGGAGCGTATCGGCGAGGTGGCGCCCGAGCTGGTAGACGAGCTGGCCGAGGTCGGGGCACGGTTCACTCATCACAGCTCTATCGCCCCGACCGGCACAATTTCCCTGTCGCTGGCCAATAACGCAAGTAACGGTATAGAGCCGAGTTTTGCCCACCATTATTTCCGCAACGTGATACGAGCGGGCCGCAAAACCAAGGAAAAGGTCGGCGTGTATTCCTTCGAGCTGCTGGCCTATCGCGAGCTGGTAAACCCGCAGGCGGGTCCGGATGGCGAAGGCGCCGACGCCCTGCCGGACTACTTTATTACGACCGAAGACATCACGCCGAAAGCGCATGTCGACATTCAGGCGGCTGCACAACGCTGGGTTGATTCGTCCATCTCGAAAACGGCCAACGTGCCCACCGACTACCCGTACGAAGATTTCAAAGACATCTACCTGTACGCGTACAAGAAAGGGTTGAAGGGCTGCACGACTTTCCGCTTCAACCCTGAGGCATTCCAGGGCGTGCTGGTGAAGGAAGGCGACCTGAAAAACACCCGGTATCGCTTCACCCTCGATGATGGCGATGTGGTGGAGCTGCGGGGCGACGAAGAAGTTGAGTACGACGGCGAAACGCACACTGCAGCCAACCTGTTCGATGCCCTCAAGGAGGGCTATTACGGCAAGTTCTGA
- a CDS encoding molybdopterin-dependent oxidoreductase translates to MSAIDRRDFLKIVGAAGAGAGAGFLVKESRKYRREQYIPYVATPEDFTPGIATYYKTVCGQCSAGCGIEVRVREGRAKKIEGNPLHPVSQGRSCALGQSGLNVLYNPDRLRQPQQRRGDRGTGRFAPMGWEQAFTTVAERLSAIRRAGRADRIALLAGATRGHLHDLQEIFMAGLGSDRYLQYDFTVPEAMLAANVASYGRAELPYYDIANSDFLLSFGADYLSHWLSPVHHSLGYGQLRQGGEHRGHVVQVEARMSLSGANADQWLPARPGSEGLVALAIANRMGGSGLAAYTIERAAAASGLDVATISRLADKFAAAEQPLAIAGGGATNAVNGTANAAAVNVLNAVAGSAVTANPDPAIGTAAADRVAGFADIARLADDMNAGGIEALVIVGTNPVFSLPESVGLQAAMEAVPFIAAISPFVDETSAMADVILAPHSTLEDWGDDTPQPGVGLAMASIMQPVVAPVHDTRPRGDILIELGRRLGSDMAEKLPWNDSYSFLRSRWQSVYEQRKAALDGMSFDDFWNSVLQAGVWAEDRKGPALPPPAQVLDPAEVAKPAGSNSYYFQPYLSHAWFDGRGANLPWQQELPDPLTSVVYNSWIELNPQTAAAMKLRDGDVVEVRSGSGSLRAPVITYPAIRPDVVAMPIGQGHRTFGRYASNRGANPLAIVDVATDRDSGALAWGATMVSLEPTGERVKLIRTSGTPRELGRSILGPYGEGGKPDPHAKDENHG, encoded by the coding sequence ATGTCGGCAATAGACCGGAGAGACTTCCTCAAGATAGTCGGCGCCGCCGGTGCCGGTGCCGGCGCTGGTTTCCTGGTTAAGGAAAGCAGAAAGTACCGCCGCGAGCAGTACATACCCTACGTGGCGACGCCGGAAGATTTCACGCCTGGTATTGCGACTTATTACAAGACCGTGTGCGGTCAGTGCAGCGCGGGTTGCGGTATCGAGGTGCGGGTACGCGAGGGTCGCGCCAAGAAGATCGAAGGCAACCCGCTGCACCCGGTCAGCCAGGGCCGCAGTTGTGCTCTCGGGCAGTCTGGCCTGAATGTGCTTTACAACCCCGACCGGTTGCGGCAGCCGCAGCAGCGTCGCGGCGATCGGGGGACCGGCAGGTTCGCGCCAATGGGCTGGGAACAGGCCTTTACTACGGTTGCTGAGCGTTTGTCGGCTATACGCCGCGCCGGTCGTGCCGACCGCATTGCGTTGCTGGCTGGTGCAACGCGGGGCCACCTGCACGACCTGCAGGAAATATTCATGGCCGGACTGGGTTCGGATCGCTACCTGCAATACGACTTCACCGTGCCGGAGGCAATGCTGGCAGCCAACGTTGCCAGTTATGGTCGCGCCGAGCTGCCGTACTACGATATCGCTAACAGCGACTTCCTGCTGTCATTTGGTGCTGACTATCTTTCCCACTGGCTGTCGCCGGTTCATCACAGCCTCGGTTACGGCCAGCTGCGGCAGGGCGGTGAGCACCGCGGGCACGTGGTCCAGGTCGAGGCGCGCATGTCGCTGAGCGGCGCCAACGCCGATCAGTGGTTGCCGGCCCGGCCAGGCAGCGAAGGGCTTGTTGCGCTGGCGATTGCCAACCGCATGGGTGGCAGTGGCCTGGCGGCTTACACCATCGAGCGCGCTGCAGCAGCAAGCGGTCTTGATGTCGCCACCATCAGCCGTCTTGCCGACAAATTCGCAGCGGCTGAACAGCCGCTGGCTATCGCCGGCGGCGGCGCTACAAACGCAGTAAACGGCACCGCCAACGCGGCGGCAGTCAATGTGCTGAACGCCGTTGCCGGAAGTGCAGTTACCGCGAACCCCGACCCGGCAATTGGTACCGCTGCTGCGGACCGTGTTGCCGGTTTTGCTGATATCGCCAGGCTGGCTGACGACATGAACGCCGGGGGCATCGAGGCCCTGGTGATTGTTGGCACGAATCCGGTGTTCTCGCTGCCGGAATCCGTCGGCTTGCAGGCGGCAATGGAGGCGGTGCCATTTATCGCGGCAATCTCGCCGTTTGTCGATGAAACCTCGGCGATGGCCGACGTGATCCTTGCGCCGCACTCCACGCTTGAGGACTGGGGTGATGACACGCCGCAACCCGGTGTCGGGCTGGCGATGGCATCGATCATGCAGCCGGTAGTCGCGCCCGTGCATGACACCCGTCCGCGCGGCGATATCCTGATCGAACTGGGCCGGCGTCTGGGCAGCGACATGGCCGAAAAACTGCCGTGGAATGACAGCTACAGTTTCCTGCGATCGCGCTGGCAAAGCGTGTACGAGCAGCGCAAGGCAGCGCTCGATGGCATGAGCTTCGACGACTTCTGGAACAGCGTGCTGCAGGCAGGCGTGTGGGCGGAAGATCGCAAGGGGCCGGCGTTGCCGCCGCCGGCACAGGTTCTGGATCCGGCGGAAGTGGCAAAACCGGCCGGTAGCAACAGCTACTACTTCCAGCCTTATCTCAGCCATGCCTGGTTCGACGGTCGCGGCGCCAATCTGCCGTGGCAGCAGGAGCTGCCTGATCCGCTGACCAGCGTGGTTTACAACAGCTGGATCGAGCTCAATCCACAAACCGCCGCGGCGATGAAGCTGCGTGATGGCGACGTGGTCGAAGTGCGGTCCGGGTCCGGCAGCCTGCGTGCGCCGGTCATTACCTATCCCGCCATTCGTCCGGATGTCGTTGCCATGCCGATCGGCCAGGGGCACCGCACATTCGGCCGTTATGCGAGTAACCGTGGTGCAAATCCGCTGGCCATAGTTGATGTGGCCACCGACCGTGACAGCGGTGCGCTGGCATGGGGCGCAACCATGGTCAGTCTTGAACCCACCGGCGAACGGGTGAAACTCATCCGCACGTCCGGTACGCCGCGTGAACTGGGCCGGTCCATACTCGGACCGTATGGCGAAGGCGGGAAACCCGATCCGCATGCAAAAGATGAAAACCACGGTTAG